In one Photobacterium swingsii genomic region, the following are encoded:
- a CDS encoding DUF1801 domain-containing protein, with amino-acid sequence MKSEATSVKAYMADLPAERQVVIEQLRHIILDNLPEGFQETMSYGMIGYVVPHSLYPDGYHCSPDLPLPFINIASQKNFIALYHSGIYSSPELLAWFVDEYPKYCKSKLDMGKSCIRFKNINKIPFELIAQLVAKVSVQEWIALYENARKVPTKRN; translated from the coding sequence ATGAAATCCGAGGCAACAAGCGTTAAAGCGTACATGGCTGATCTGCCCGCAGAGCGTCAAGTGGTCATCGAGCAGTTACGGCATATTATTCTTGATAATTTACCTGAAGGTTTTCAAGAAACAATGAGCTACGGCATGATAGGTTACGTTGTGCCTCATTCACTCTATCCTGATGGGTATCACTGTTCTCCCGATCTACCTTTACCATTCATTAATATCGCTAGCCAAAAAAACTTTATCGCGCTTTACCATTCTGGCATTTACAGTAGCCCTGAGTTACTCGCTTGGTTTGTGGACGAGTACCCTAAATATTGTAAGAGCAAACTGGACATGGGAAAGAGCTGTATTCGTTTTAAGAATATAAATAAGATCCCCTTTGAGCTTATTGCGCAGCTTGTGGCCAAAGTTAGCGTCCAAGAATGGATAGCTTTGTATGAAAACGCGAGAAAAGTGCCTACTAAAAGGAATTAA